The genomic interval TATTCGGTGGCGGAAGGTGGGCGCGGCTTTGGTTGTGGATGCAGGCCGGCACTCGAACGGTGCGTTTCACTCCTTCGTGGGCTTGCGTCGCCTTGGTCGATGCAAGTCCGGGAGGGGTGTGCGGGCATCGCCCGGAGGGCAGTGGCGCTGGCGGTGCCGCTGCCCTGGCGGGCGGGGTGTTTCACGTCATGCTCCTGGGTGGCGGTCGTGGGTTGATCTCAAACGGGAGTCGTCATGGGGCAGTCCGTTGGGCGGTGCCGGCCCTTCGGATGCGGATGATTCGTAGGCGGCGGGTGTGCGGCGCAGGTGGGTGGTGATCGCTTGGCGCAGTGTCGGCCGGACGGATTGTCTGCGGGACGGTCGCAGAAGACCGCGGAGGTCGACTTCCGCTTTGTCTACGGCCTCAGTGAGGGTCTGCATGTGGGTTGTTGAGAGTTGCCCTGTGCCGAGCCCTGAGGCGGTGAGCACGGCGCCAAGTTTCTGCATCTGGGTGCTGGTCAGGTGGGGACGGGTTACGGAGTGGTTCAGGACGTCGCGAGCGGAGTAGGCGTCGAGAATGGCCACGTTCGCCACGGCATCCTGCAGCGGGGGCGTGTGGGGGCTGGTTCGGTCATGGGCCAGATCGAGCGCGGTCAGTCCGGCTCTGGTCTGGAAAGCTGCTGTCGAGGGGTCGGGCGTAGCTATCAGTGCGGCTGCCCCTTGCAGAGCGAGGTCCAACTCCTGCTGCGGCGCGGGCGAGACCGCGGGCCGGCAGTGGAGACGCAGGAGGGCCGCGATGGCGTGCTCCCACGGTTCCGTGGGGACGGTGGTGTCGATCGTGTCGCGAGCCTGTTGGTCGAGGCCGCGTTCCATCAGCGCCATGATCTGGAGTTGGCGGCCGTCGAGGAGGCGTCTTCCGATGCCGCGGTGCTTGGCCATGATGTCGGCGGCCTCGGTCCAGCGGCCGATCCGTGCCAGGGCGCGGGCGCCGTCGACGAGCACGGTGACCCACAGTTCCTGGCAGACCTTGCGGTGGTTCGCGTCCGTGTCGGTCAGTGCCCACAGGTCGACGGTGCGTCCGTGGATCTCGGCTGCCCCGCGCTTCTGGGCGGCGCGGTAGAGGCGGGCAAGGACGTTGTAGGCGGCTTCGCCGTCGCCCTCGCGGGTCAGCAACCGGGAGACATTGATAAGGGGCATCAACGACATCACAGCGACATCGCCCGTCAGGCGCCCGGCGGCCGCGAAGACTTGGTGCTGTCTCCAGCACAGGTCGGCTGCCAGGGCGGGCATCCCTACGTCGGAGGCGATCAGCGCGGCATAGTTGAGGACCCCGCAGGCACGTGCCACCAGGTCGTGGTGGCTCGCGCCTGCGGGTGCGATGGACAGCGCGTTGAGGTGGGTGATGCGGTCGTCCAGCGGGAGCGCCGGCGCCTTCGAGCGGCAGACCAGAGGGATGCGGCTGGCCATCGCGGGGAGCATCGGCTCAGCCCTTGCGCGGCCAGTCGACGACGAGACGGCCGTACGTCTTGTCGATGATGAAGCGCGGGTCGGCCGCCGCGAGCTTGTCGCGGGCGTCCCCAACCGCCATGCGGAAGGCGGGCTCCGGCCCGGTGTTGCCCCAGCCTGCATCCCAGTCGCGGATCTCGCTCACGACCTGTTCGGCGAGCGCGTCGCCTCGGGAGCCGTGGCCGAGTACGCCGATCTCCCAGAACCGGCCCTCGTCGTCCTCCCCTTCGCGGATGGTCAGATAGGCCAGGGAGTCGCAGTCGAGCGCGGCCATGGAGCCCCAGCCGAAGTGCGGGGTGAAGCCGGGGCGAGCGCCGGGCAGGCGCGACAGGCCATTGGGCAGCACACAGGCCAGGTACAGGTACAGCCACTCCCACGGGTCGCCCTGGCGGAACTTGACGCCGGTGTAGATCTTGGTCTGCGGCTGGTCCAGGACGGTGCGGATCGCGTCGTGGTCCACGTTCTGCTCGCTGAAGGTCTCCAGCCGGACGTTGCCCTCGCCGGCCATGGGCACGAGGGTGTAGATGTCGTCGCAGACGCCCTTGCGCAGGGGAATGAAGGTGGCCATCTCGCAGGAGACGGTCTTCCAGTTGTCGCCGTCCCGCTCGAAGGCAAAGCTCCGGCTGATGCTGCCGCGAATCCGCATGGGCAGGACCAGGCGTCCGCCGGGGGCGAGCTGGTCGAAGATCTTCACGGGGAGGTCGCCCGCACCGACGGTGAACTGGATGCGGTCGTACGGGGCGTGCTCGGGAAGTCCGGCGGCGCCGTCGGCCAGCATGGCGGTGACGTTGGTAGCCCCGGCCTGGGCGAGGTTCTTCTGGGCACCTGCGACGAGGTCCTGGTCGACGTCCAGGGTCCACACGTGCCCGCTGGGGCCGACGAGCTTGCCCAGCAGGCGGGCGTTGTAGCCGGTGGCGGCTCCGGCCTCCAGGACCTTGTGGCCGGGCTGCGCACCCAACTGTTCGAGCTGGGTGGCGACGATGGAGGGCGCGGAGATGCAGGAGATCATCTCGCCGTGCTCGTCGTGCTTGATGGGGACCGCGTCCTCCTTGTACGCCGACTCGATGTCGACGCCGGGCAGGAACTGGTGGCGGTCGGTGGTACGGAAGGCATCGATGGTGCTGGGGGTGCGCAGGTGGCCGCTGTCGACGAGGCGGTTCGCCAGGGATTCGCGCAGTTCGGCGGGGTCAGTGACGGCTGTCACGGTGGTCTCCATTCGAGCGAGGTTAGGGTCCGCAAAAGTGGACCGGCGGGTAGACGCGTCAGCGCCTTCCCCTGTGGAGAAGGCGACTTGGCGGCCCAACCACGCAGTGGCGGCCTGCACGGTGGCAGGCACGCCGGCGCGGTTGAACGCGAAGATCGCGTGATGGGCGAGGACGGCGCGCAGACCACGTATCAGTCGTCCATCAGCGGCGAGCTGACGCAGGCGACGGCCTGCGTCCTTGAAGGCGGCGACGCGCTCGGCCCAGCCCGGTTCAGCGTCCGGCCGACGGCCGGCGT from Streptomyces caniferus carries:
- the fxlM gene encoding methyltransferase, FxLD system, which gives rise to MDFDDENLPITLDTTWWHASVAFPGGSVSPEAAQVLSAALHDQRFHFLRKDSGLRLRTERPSAAVLDSLVAEQQATGWVGGVYEPETDAFGGPEGMDVAHDVFCADSRSALPENGSPGTRERCVMLLSAMIREAGLDPFEAGDVWSQLAALRPPVAPPTGTALDRSVSAMRRLMNADAGRRPDAEPGWAERVAAFKDAGRRLRQLAADGRLIRGLRAVLAHHAIFAFNRAGVPATVQAATAWLGRQVAFSTGEGADASTRRSTFADPNLARMETTVTAVTDPAELRESLANRLVDSGHLRTPSTIDAFRTTDRHQFLPGVDIESAYKEDAVPIKHDEHGEMISCISAPSIVATQLEQLGAQPGHKVLEAGAATGYNARLLGKLVGPSGHVWTLDVDQDLVAGAQKNLAQAGATNVTAMLADGAAGLPEHAPYDRIQFTVGAGDLPVKIFDQLAPGGRLVLPMRIRGSISRSFAFERDGDNWKTVSCEMATFIPLRKGVCDDIYTLVPMAGEGNVRLETFSEQNVDHDAIRTVLDQPQTKIYTGVKFRQGDPWEWLYLYLACVLPNGLSRLPGARPGFTPHFGWGSMAALDCDSLAYLTIREGEDDEGRFWEIGVLGHGSRGDALAEQVVSEIRDWDAGWGNTGPEPAFRMAVGDARDKLAAADPRFIIDKTYGRLVVDWPRKG